A genomic stretch from Eubacterium sulci ATCC 35585 includes:
- a CDS encoding 4Fe-4S ferredoxin: MKYVVNDSCIGCGFCAGTCPEVFSMNDEGIAVAIEADVPDDALDTAAEAMDGCPVGAIEEA, translated from the coding sequence ATGAAATATGTTGTAAATGACAGCTGCATCGGATGCGGATTCTGTGCTGGAACATGTCCAGAAGTATTTTCAATGAACGACGAGGGTATCGCAGTAGCTATCGAAGCTGACGTACCTGATGATGCTCTAGACACTGCAGCAGAGGCAATGGACGGATGTCCTGTCGGCGCAATCGAAGAGGCATAA
- a CDS encoding cupin gives MKEVVGKVFSIAKENAYIPGCTVSKSIFDGENYIIYFSMAPETDISAEIFPYHKLIIVEEGSLEVYGTDGYQRALCAGEAVLTQTDKPIGMRTEEGAIYTEISISKEDNMNSAIKAGEVFKLADLIPYQEGKVINMDIAHNDKMKFIIMSFDKGTGLSEHAAPGEALIFALDGEGVIGYEGTEHTIKAGEEFHFAKGGAHFVKATEKFKMALLLTLE, from the coding sequence ATGAAGGAAGTTGTCGGAAAGGTCTTTTCAATAGCAAAGGAAAACGCCTACATCCCAGGGTGCACGGTATCAAAGTCAATCTTTGATGGAGAAAATTACATAATTTACTTCTCCATGGCACCTGAGACAGACATAAGCGCTGAGATATTTCCGTATCACAAGCTGATAATCGTCGAGGAAGGAAGCCTCGAGGTTTACGGCACAGACGGATATCAAAGAGCACTTTGTGCAGGCGAAGCAGTTCTAACACAGACGGATAAACCTATTGGGATGCGTACCGAAGAGGGCGCGATATATACAGAAATATCTATTTCAAAGGAGGATAATATGAACAGTGCAATCAAAGCAGGTGAAGTTTTTAAGCTAGCCGATTTAATCCCTTACCAAGAGGGTAAAGTAATAAACATGGATATAGCTCACAATGACAAGATGAAGTTTATCATCATGTCTTTCGACAAAGGAACGGGTCTCTCAGAGCATGCAGCGCCTGGAGAAGCGCTCATCTTCGCACTAGATGGAGAAGGTGTTATAGGCTACGAGGGAACAGAGCACACAATCAAAGCGGGTGAAGAATTCCACTTTGCTAAGGGCGGAGCTCACTTTGTTAAGGCAACAGAAAAGTTCAAAATGGCACTCTTGCTAACGCTAGAGTAA
- a CDS encoding FAD-dependent oxidoreductase: MGKKVVIIGAGVSGLSAGIYALQAGYSVEIYEKNKMPGGECTGWNRQGYHIDNCINFLVGCNKDEQLYKMWENLGVISDSLKIYREPYFYCMNMDGITLHLWRNLEKARKEFLELAPEDTKELNLFFDCVKTLECIKPPCDISIAHMNLIQFIKLGMSMKDANKAIKEYGKQPMEEFVNRFKNHYIRAMFKNYFNSNFNALSFVASYAFFTSNTAAIPEGGSVGLVGRMLAKFESLGGKLHLGINIVKINIVDSQVVSILGNNGEVIKSDNYIWCADPHYLFYDLIDEKYLDKNLRYMYDNPQGYVSNTCYQVAFGIATEKDLKLPKGSIIFPCDEYDVAGETHNFCGMRVFDYDETLFPMEKRVIQCNILQNDENYAYWSGLKNNISLYNQEKQRLADDLRLRIEKKYPQLEGKLIVLGTYSPVTFTTWCNAYKGGYMSFNPQKGYKNKYVKSTIKGLNNLYLASQWIQTSGGLPIAAASGKFAIDIMKSSR, from the coding sequence ATGGGTAAAAAAGTAGTAATTATTGGAGCAGGTGTTTCGGGGTTGAGTGCTGGAATATATGCATTGCAGGCTGGATATTCAGTAGAAATATATGAAAAAAACAAAATGCCTGGAGGTGAGTGTACAGGGTGGAATAGGCAAGGATATCATATAGATAATTGTATAAATTTTCTTGTTGGATGCAATAAGGATGAACAACTATATAAAATGTGGGAAAATCTAGGAGTTATTTCTGATAGTTTGAAGATCTATCGTGAGCCATATTTTTATTGTATGAATATGGATGGAATAACACTACATTTGTGGAGAAATTTAGAGAAAGCAAGAAAAGAGTTTTTAGAGCTTGCTCCAGAAGATACCAAAGAATTAAATTTGTTTTTTGACTGTGTTAAAACCTTAGAGTGTATAAAGCCACCATGTGATATTTCAATTGCTCATATGAATTTAATACAGTTTATTAAACTAGGAATGAGCATGAAAGATGCTAATAAGGCTATAAAGGAATATGGAAAACAGCCGATGGAGGAGTTTGTCAATCGCTTTAAGAATCATTACATTAGAGCAATGTTTAAAAATTACTTTAATAGCAATTTTAACGCTCTTTCCTTTGTTGCATCATATGCTTTTTTTACAAGCAACACAGCAGCTATACCAGAAGGAGGTTCTGTTGGCTTGGTTGGTAGAATGCTTGCTAAATTTGAATCCTTAGGTGGGAAGTTGCATCTAGGTATTAATATTGTAAAAATAAATATTGTAGATAGTCAAGTTGTTAGTATTCTAGGTAATAATGGAGAGGTAATCAAATCAGATAACTATATTTGGTGTGCAGACCCACATTATCTTTTCTATGACTTAATTGATGAAAAATATTTAGATAAAAATCTTAGGTACATGTATGATAATCCACAGGGCTATGTTTCTAATACATGTTATCAGGTTGCATTTGGAATAGCTACTGAGAAAGATTTGAAATTACCTAAAGGAAGCATTATTTTCCCTTGTGATGAATATGATGTTGCAGGGGAAACACATAATTTTTGTGGAATGCGAGTTTTTGATTATGATGAGACACTATTTCCAATGGAAAAGAGAGTCATTCAATGTAATATTTTACAAAATGATGAAAATTATGCCTATTGGTCTGGACTAAAAAATAATATTAGCTTATACAATCAAGAAAAACAGCGTCTTGCAGATGACTTGAGATTAAGAATTGAAAAAAAGTATCCACAGCTTGAAGGGAAACTCATCGTACTTGGAACATATTCTCCAGTTACATTTACAACTTGGTGTAATGCATATAAAGGGGGTTACATGAGTTTTAATCCACAGAAAGGATATAAAAACAAGTATGTTAAGAGCACTATTAAAGGTTTAAATAATTTATACCTTGCCAGTCAATGGATTCAAACTAGTGGAGGACTTCCTATTGCTGCAGCAAGTGGAAAGTTTGCTATAGATATTATGAAATCTAGTAGATAA
- a CDS encoding integrase — translation MYWQKRINRENPDKEIEEKILEIRELNKDYGYRRMLAELRNQGYSINKKKVQRIMQKLGLQVTSFTRKSRKYSSYKGKVGTVAPNRIKRRFNTHIPHQKITTDTTEFKYYEVDSKGHMTMHKLYLDPFMDMCNGEILSYGIDKHPSAKNIMDALEHAIAITSDCPYRRTFHSDQGWAYQMKAYSHRLNEERIFQSMSRKGNCRDNSVMENFFGLLKQEIYYGVVYYSYEELKLEIKRYIKYYNEQRIKEKLGWMSPVQYRQSLLAA, via the coding sequence ATGTATTGGCAAAAAAGAATTAATAGAGAAAATCCTGACAAAGAAATCGAGGAAAAGATACTTGAGATTCGAGAACTTAATAAGGATTATGGATATCGTCGAATGTTAGCAGAATTAAGAAATCAAGGCTATAGCATTAATAAAAAGAAAGTACAACGTATAATGCAGAAGCTAGGTTTACAGGTTACATCGTTCACTCGCAAAAGTCGGAAATACAGTTCTTACAAGGGAAAAGTCGGAACTGTTGCTCCTAATCGAATAAAGAGACGGTTTAACACACATATCCCACATCAGAAGATTACAACAGATACTACAGAGTTTAAGTACTATGAAGTAGATTCTAAAGGACATATGACAATGCATAAACTTTACTTGGATCCATTTATGGATATGTGCAATGGAGAAATCCTAAGTTATGGAATTGATAAACATCCTTCAGCTAAGAACATCATGGATGCCTTGGAACATGCAATTGCAATAACTTCTGATTGCCCATATCGAAGAACATTCCACTCTGATCAAGGTTGGGCATATCAGATGAAGGCATACTCGCATCGTCTTAATGAAGAAAGAATTTTCCAAAGTATGTCACGCAAAGGAAACTGTCGTGACAACTCTGTTATGGAAAACTTCTTTGGTCTCCTTAAGCAAGAAATCTATTATGGTGTTGTTTATTATAGTTATGAAGAATTAAAGTTAGAAATAAAACGATACATTAAGTATTACAACGAGCAAAGAATAAAAGAAAAACTAGGATGGATGAGTCCTGTACAATACAGGCAAAGTCTCTTAGCTGCATAA
- a CDS encoding transposase, translated as MAKHSFEFKKKVVLEYLDGKGGTQYLSKKYGLGSNSQLRKWINAYSAFGDEGLRRSRNQIKYSFKKKISVVELYLSSEISYQDLAIREGISNPSMIVNWVNRFRAAGPDALRPRKKGRKKTLDKPKIDNKPIIQENSVIDTSAEHVKELEDELLKLRIENAFLKELRRLRLEDEAKMRERHSSSTASEENSN; from the coding sequence ATGGCAAAACATAGTTTTGAATTCAAGAAGAAAGTTGTTTTAGAATATTTGGATGGCAAAGGGGGAACGCAATATCTTTCTAAAAAATATGGACTTGGTTCTAACTCACAGTTACGCAAATGGATTAATGCATATAGTGCGTTCGGTGATGAAGGATTAAGGCGTTCTCGTAATCAAATAAAATACTCTTTCAAAAAGAAGATTTCTGTTGTAGAGTTATATCTATCAAGTGAGATTTCATATCAAGACTTGGCGATTCGAGAAGGGATAAGCAATCCAAGTATGATTGTGAACTGGGTTAACCGATTTCGTGCTGCCGGTCCTGATGCTTTGAGACCTCGCAAGAAAGGTCGAAAGAAAACATTGGATAAACCTAAGATAGATAATAAACCAATAATTCAAGAAAACAGCGTTATCGACACCAGTGCCGAACACGTAAAAGAACTAGAGGATGAACTGCTTAAGCTAAGAATTGAGAATGCCTTTTTAAAAGAACTGAGGAGGTTGCGTTTAGAGGACGAGGCAAAAATGAGAGAACGGCACTCGTCATCAACAGCCTCCGAGGAGAATTCAAACTAA